Proteins encoded in a region of the Kryptolebias marmoratus isolate JLee-2015 linkage group LG14, ASM164957v2, whole genome shotgun sequence genome:
- the nup54 gene encoding nucleoporin p54 isoform X2: protein MAFSFGGATSNTAASTSGFPFGSFGAKTTAPTTFGFNPTATTTTASSGFGTLTAPGFGAATTTSAPATGFSFGSTNTGFGGLGAGNTTAGGFSFGGFGLNANPAAISFNAGCFGAATTAGTVFNFGNSLASTGAASGFGTTTTSAPAPGSTFSFAAPSNTTGGLFGSTQNKGFGFSSGLGAGTTTGASGFGAGLGATGLGGFGGFNIQSTQQQQGGLFGQQAQQQGQAQPTQLYQQVTALSAPTLLGDERDSILAKWNQLQAYWGTGKGYYSNNNQPVEFTQENPFCRFKAVGYSCIPVSKDEDGLVVLMLNKKEADVRAQQQQLVESLHKVLGSNQTLTVNVEGVKSLPNDQTEVIIYTVERSPNGTSKRIPASTLFTYLEQANIKVQLTQIGVAMSVTRTELSPAQLKQLLQNAPAGVDPIIWEQAKVDNPEPERLIPVPMVGFKELLRRLQIQEQMTKQHQTRVDIISNDISELQKNQATTVAKIAQYKRKLMDLSHRVLQVLIKQEIQRKSGYAIQVDEEHLRVQLDTIQSELNAPTQFKGRLNELMSQIRMQNHFGAVRSEERYNVDADLLREIKQHLKQQQDGLSHLISVIKEDLEDIKLIEHGLSDSGHTRGGMLS from the exons ccaccaccaccaccgcctCCTCAGGGTTCGGCA CTTTAACAGCTCCTGGTTTTGGGGCAGCCACCACCACCTCTGCACCAGCCACTGGGTTTAGTTTTGGCTCCACCAACACTG GATTTGGGGGGCTTGGAGCTGGAAACACCACGGCTGGTGGGTTTAGTTTTGGGGGGTTTGGTTTAAATGCCAACCCAGCAGCAATCAGCTTTAATGCAGGGTGCTTTGGTGCAGCAACCACTGCTGGCACTGTTTTCAATTTTGGTAATAGCCTGGCTAGCACAG GAGCAGCTAGTGGTTTTGGGACAACTACAACAAGTGCTCCAGCACCCGGGTCCACATTCAGCTTCGCTGCCCCCTCTAATACGACAG GAGGTCTGTTTGGTTCCACACAGAACAAAGGGTTTGGGTTTTCATCGGGCCTTGGAGCGGGTACCACCACAGGAGCGTCAGGCTTTGGAGCTGGATTAGGAGCAACTGGCCTTGGTGGGTTTGGAGGTTTTAACATCCAGTCGACACAACAGCAGCAAG GAGGCTTGTTCGGCCAGCAGGCCCAGCAGCAGGGTCAGGCTCAGCCCACCCAGCTTTACCAGCAGGTCACCGCTCTGTCAGCCCCGACCCTGCTGGGAGATGAACGCGACTCCATACTTGCCAAGTGGAACCAGCTGCAGGCCTACTGGGGCACGGGGAAGGGCTACTATAGCAACAATAACCAGCCTGTGGAGTTCACTCAGGAGAACCCGTTTTGCAGGTTCAAG GCTGTGGGATATAGCTGCATCCCAGTAAGTAAGGATGAAGATGGTTTAGTGGTCTTGATGCTCAATAAGAAAGAAGCAGATGTGagagctcagcagcagcagctggttgaGTCTCTTCACAAAGTCCTGGGAAGCAACCAGACTCTGACTGTGAATGTGGAGGGTGTCAAATCCCTCCCGAATGACCA gACAGAGGTAATCATTTACACGGTGGAGCGTTCCCCTAATGGCACCTCCAAGAGGATCCCAGCTTCCACCCTCTTCACCTACCTGGAGCAGGCCAACATTAAGGTTCAGCTCACGCAGATCGGAGTGGCCATGTCAGTCACACGCACAGAGCTCTCCCCAGCTCagctcaaacagctgctgcagaacgCTCCTGCAG GAGTGGATCCAATCATATGGGAGCAGGCTAAGGTGGACAATCCTGAACCTGAGAG gttGATCCCCGTGCCTATGGTTGGGTTTAAGGAGCTGCTCCGCAGATTGCAGATCCAGGAACAGATGACTAAACAACATCAGACTAGAGTGGAT ATCATCTCGAACGACATCAGTGAGCTGCAGAAGAACCAGGCGACGACCGTGGCCAAGATCGCTCAGTACAAGAGGAAGCTGATGGATCTCTCCCACAGAGTGCTGCAG GTACTGATCAAACAGGAGATTCAGAGAAAAAGCGGTTATGCTATCCAGGTGGATGAGGAGCATCTCAGGGTGCAGCTGGACACCATTCAGTCAGAACTCAATGCCCCCACACAGTTCAAG GGCCGGTTGAATGAATTAATGTCCCAAATTCGAATGCAAAACCACTTTGGAGCGGTGAGGTCAGAGGAGCGCTACAATGTTGATGCAGACCTTCTCAGAGAAATTAAACAA CAtttgaagcagcagcaggatggcTTGAGTCACTTGATCAGCGTCATCAAAGAAGACTTGGAGGACATCAAACTCATCGAGCACGGCCTGAGCGACAGCGGCCACACGAGAGGAGGCATGCTGAGCTGA
- the nup54 gene encoding nucleoporin p54 isoform X1, which translates to MAFSFGGATSNTAASTSGFPFGSFGAKTTAPTTFGFNPTATTTTASSGFGTLTAPGFGAATTTSAPATGFSFGSTNTGAASGFGTTTTSAPAPGSTFSFAAPSNTTGGLFGSTQNKGFGFSSGLGAGTTTGASGFGAGLGATGLGGFGGFNIQSTQQQQGGLFGQQAQQQGQAQPTQLYQQVTALSAPTLLGDERDSILAKWNQLQAYWGTGKGYYSNNNQPVEFTQENPFCRFKAVGYSCIPVSKDEDGLVVLMLNKKEADVRAQQQQLVESLHKVLGSNQTLTVNVEGVKSLPNDQTEVIIYTVERSPNGTSKRIPASTLFTYLEQANIKVQLTQIGVAMSVTRTELSPAQLKQLLQNAPAGVDPIIWEQAKVDNPEPERLIPVPMVGFKELLRRLQIQEQMTKQHQTRVDIISNDISELQKNQATTVAKIAQYKRKLMDLSHRVLQVLIKQEIQRKSGYAIQVDEEHLRVQLDTIQSELNAPTQFKGRLNELMSQIRMQNHFGAVRSEERYNVDADLLREIKQHLKQQQDGLSHLISVIKEDLEDIKLIEHGLSDSGHTRGGMLS; encoded by the exons ccaccaccaccaccgcctCCTCAGGGTTCGGCA CTTTAACAGCTCCTGGTTTTGGGGCAGCCACCACCACCTCTGCACCAGCCACTGGGTTTAGTTTTGGCTCCACCAACACTG GAGCAGCTAGTGGTTTTGGGACAACTACAACAAGTGCTCCAGCACCCGGGTCCACATTCAGCTTCGCTGCCCCCTCTAATACGACAG GAGGTCTGTTTGGTTCCACACAGAACAAAGGGTTTGGGTTTTCATCGGGCCTTGGAGCGGGTACCACCACAGGAGCGTCAGGCTTTGGAGCTGGATTAGGAGCAACTGGCCTTGGTGGGTTTGGAGGTTTTAACATCCAGTCGACACAACAGCAGCAAG GAGGCTTGTTCGGCCAGCAGGCCCAGCAGCAGGGTCAGGCTCAGCCCACCCAGCTTTACCAGCAGGTCACCGCTCTGTCAGCCCCGACCCTGCTGGGAGATGAACGCGACTCCATACTTGCCAAGTGGAACCAGCTGCAGGCCTACTGGGGCACGGGGAAGGGCTACTATAGCAACAATAACCAGCCTGTGGAGTTCACTCAGGAGAACCCGTTTTGCAGGTTCAAG GCTGTGGGATATAGCTGCATCCCAGTAAGTAAGGATGAAGATGGTTTAGTGGTCTTGATGCTCAATAAGAAAGAAGCAGATGTGagagctcagcagcagcagctggttgaGTCTCTTCACAAAGTCCTGGGAAGCAACCAGACTCTGACTGTGAATGTGGAGGGTGTCAAATCCCTCCCGAATGACCA gACAGAGGTAATCATTTACACGGTGGAGCGTTCCCCTAATGGCACCTCCAAGAGGATCCCAGCTTCCACCCTCTTCACCTACCTGGAGCAGGCCAACATTAAGGTTCAGCTCACGCAGATCGGAGTGGCCATGTCAGTCACACGCACAGAGCTCTCCCCAGCTCagctcaaacagctgctgcagaacgCTCCTGCAG GAGTGGATCCAATCATATGGGAGCAGGCTAAGGTGGACAATCCTGAACCTGAGAG gttGATCCCCGTGCCTATGGTTGGGTTTAAGGAGCTGCTCCGCAGATTGCAGATCCAGGAACAGATGACTAAACAACATCAGACTAGAGTGGAT ATCATCTCGAACGACATCAGTGAGCTGCAGAAGAACCAGGCGACGACCGTGGCCAAGATCGCTCAGTACAAGAGGAAGCTGATGGATCTCTCCCACAGAGTGCTGCAG GTACTGATCAAACAGGAGATTCAGAGAAAAAGCGGTTATGCTATCCAGGTGGATGAGGAGCATCTCAGGGTGCAGCTGGACACCATTCAGTCAGAACTCAATGCCCCCACACAGTTCAAG GGCCGGTTGAATGAATTAATGTCCCAAATTCGAATGCAAAACCACTTTGGAGCGGTGAGGTCAGAGGAGCGCTACAATGTTGATGCAGACCTTCTCAGAGAAATTAAACAA CAtttgaagcagcagcaggatggcTTGAGTCACTTGATCAGCGTCATCAAAGAAGACTTGGAGGACATCAAACTCATCGAGCACGGCCTGAGCGACAGCGGCCACACGAGAGGAGGCATGCTGAGCTGA
- the LOC108231054 gene encoding serine/threonine-protein phosphatase with EF-hands 2 isoform X2: MGCGLGKSTPQQAKCDRVSISVPAATAITAALLIQRWYRQYVARLEMRRRCTWNIFQSIEYAGEQDQIKLYKFFGFLMDHFTPASSERSLISHIFRENEICHETEWERYFCYKGVEVPDSYSGPHLTFPMTFCGVSKLMEAFKQKQQLHARYVLQMLGETWRLLRILPNISHVSVCHTQEITICGDLHGQLEDLLLIFYKNGLPSCEKQYVFNGDFVDRGKNSLEILLILFGFLLVYPNDVHLNRGNHEDHIVNLRYGFTKEVLGKYRVHGKKILKLLQKIFSWLPVATVIDHKVLVVHGGISDSINLDTVARMDRHRYVSVLRPPKMIHGNSSSRNGDADGPVEGRRRVRSLTNHGSAPAPRSISPRRSLHNLPVSDELSGSVEDELRKRRRLAGFDQAYREKKSDSEPGFGGAGTHGHEWKQIVDLLWSDPMPQNGCIPNEVRGGGCYWGPDVTEEVLGRHNLQLLIRSHECKQDGYEFCHNRRVLTIFSASNYYEVGSNRGAYIRMGPDLVPHCIQYQASRTCRELTLRQSVSWTERSALQALKQQLFVHKSDLISAFKEFDPNKTGMISLRDWATATESVLKLGLPWRMMRPQLVSRTQYGMVNYLQWIRELSVTEPKLEMSDTSILETLYKSHSNLETIFRIIDTDHSGLISFEEFRQTWRLLSSHLKMEISDKAIADLAQSMDFNKDGSIDINEFMEAFRLVDLSTHS, translated from the exons ATGGGATGTGGCTTGGGAAAATCCACACCTCAACAGGCGAAGTGTGACAGAG tGAGCATCTCAGTCCcag CTGCCACAG cGATCACAGCGGCTCTGTTGATCCAGCGCTGGTACCGACAGTATGTTGCCCGGCTGGAGATGAGACGCAGGTGCACCTGGAACATTTTCCAGTCTATTGAGTACGCAGGAGAACAAGATCAGATAAAG TTGTACAAATTTTTTGGCTTCTTGATGGATCATTTTACTCCAGCCAGCAGTGAAC gaAGCCTAATATCTCACATTTTTCGTGAGAATGAAATCTGCCACGAGACGGAGTGGGAGAGATATTTTTGCTACAAGGGCGTTGAGGTGCCCGACAGCTACAGCGGCCCCCATCTGACCTTTCCCATGACCTTCTGCGGGGTGTCGAAGCTCATGGAGGCTTTTAAGCAGAAACAA CAGCTCCATGCTCGGTATGTTCTGCAGATGCTCGGAGAGACTTGGAGACTTCTACGAATTCTTCCAAACATCAGTCACGTCTCTGTCTGCCATACCCAGGAAATCACTATTTGTG GAGACTTGCACGGgcagcttgaagacctgctgctgATATTCTACAAG AATGGTTTACCATCGTGTGAGAAGCAGTACGTCTTCAACGGGGACTTTGTGGATCGCGGCAAGAACTCTTTGGAGATTCTGCTCATCCTGTTCGGGTTCCTGCTCGTTTACCCCAACGATGTTCATCTGAACAGAGGGAACCACGAAGACCACATCGTGAACCTGAG ATATGGTTTCACGAAAGAAGTCCTGGGGAAATACAGA GTGCATGGGAAGAAGATCCTAAAGCTTCTCCAGAAGATCTTCAGCTGGCTCCCTGTGGCCACAGTGATCGATCACAAGGTGCTGGTTGTTCATGGAGGGATCTCTGACTCAATAAACCTGGATACTGTCGCCAGAATGGACAGACACAGA tatgTGTCAGTTTTACGGCCTCCTAAGATGAtccatggcaacagcagcagcaggaacgGTGATGCGGACGGCCCTGTGGAGGGCCGGCGCAGAGTGCGCTCTCTGACGAACCACGGCTCCGCTCCGGCTCCGAGGAGCATCTCCCCACGGCGTTCCCTCCACAACCTGCCCGTCAGCGATGAGCTGAGCGGCTCGGTGGAGGACGAGCTGAGGAAGAGGCGCCGGCTGGCTGGCTTCGATCAGGcctacagagaaaaaaagtctgattcAGAGCCAGGGTTTGGAGGAGCAGGAACTCATGGGCAtgaatggaaacag ATAGTGGACCTGTTGTGGAGTGACCCGATGCCACAAAATGGCTGCATTCCCAACGAGGTGCGAGGCGGAGGCTGCTACTGGGGGCCGGATGTCACCGAGGAGGTGCTGGGAAGACACAACCTCCAGCTCCTTATCCGCTCCCACGAGTGCAAACAGGACGGCTACGAGTTCTGCCACAACCGCAGG GTGCTGACAATATTTTCCGCCTCCAACTACTATGAGGTGGGCAGTAACAGGGGAGCGTACATCAGAATGGGCCCTGACCTGGTGCCCCACTGCATCCAGTACCAGGCCAGCAGGACATGCAGAGAGCTCACCCTGAGGCAGAG TGTCAGCTGGACAGAGAGGTCTGCCCTGCAAgctctgaagcagcagctgtttgtgcaCAAGTCAGATCTCATCAGTGCCTTCAAAGAGTTTGATCCCAACAAAACAG GGATGATCTCTCTGAGGGACTGGGCGACTGCTACAGAAAGCGTCCTGAAGCTGGGTCTGCCATGGAGGATGATGCGCCCGCAGCTTGTCAGCAGGACCCAGTATGGGATGGTGAACTACCTGCAGTGGATCAGAGAGCTGTCCGTCACTGAGCCCAAACTGGAG ATGTCAGATACAAGTATCCTGGAGACTTTGTACAAAAGCCACTCCAACCTGGAAACCATCTTCCGCATCATAGACACAGATCATTCAG GTCTGATCTCCTTCGAGGAGTTCCGTCAGACCTGGAGACTCCTGAGCTCTCATCTCAAGATGGAAATCAGCGATAAGGCCATCGCAGACCTGGCCCAGAGCATGGACTTCAACAAGGACGGCAGCATCGACATCAACGAGTTCATGGAGGCATTCCGACTGGTGGACCTGTCCACGCACAGCTGA
- the LOC108231054 gene encoding serine/threonine-protein phosphatase with EF-hands 2 isoform X1, with the protein MNPQEVRSPVRPETSEISSEPVQLGADSSVFSAITAALLIQRWYRQYVARLEMRRRCTWNIFQSIEYAGEQDQIKLYKFFGFLMDHFTPASSERSLISHIFRENEICHETEWERYFCYKGVEVPDSYSGPHLTFPMTFCGVSKLMEAFKQKQQLHARYVLQMLGETWRLLRILPNISHVSVCHTQEITICGDLHGQLEDLLLIFYKNGLPSCEKQYVFNGDFVDRGKNSLEILLILFGFLLVYPNDVHLNRGNHEDHIVNLRYGFTKEVLGKYRVHGKKILKLLQKIFSWLPVATVIDHKVLVVHGGISDSINLDTVARMDRHRYVSVLRPPKMIHGNSSSRNGDADGPVEGRRRVRSLTNHGSAPAPRSISPRRSLHNLPVSDELSGSVEDELRKRRRLAGFDQAYREKKSDSEPGFGGAGTHGHEWKQIVDLLWSDPMPQNGCIPNEVRGGGCYWGPDVTEEVLGRHNLQLLIRSHECKQDGYEFCHNRRVLTIFSASNYYEVGSNRGAYIRMGPDLVPHCIQYQASRTCRELTLRQSVSWTERSALQALKQQLFVHKSDLISAFKEFDPNKTGMISLRDWATATESVLKLGLPWRMMRPQLVSRTQYGMVNYLQWIRELSVTEPKLEMSDTSILETLYKSHSNLETIFRIIDTDHSGLISFEEFRQTWRLLSSHLKMEISDKAIADLAQSMDFNKDGSIDINEFMEAFRLVDLSTHS; encoded by the exons ATGAACCCACAGGAGGTTAGATCCCCAGTTAGACCTGAGACATCTGAAATATCTTCAGAACCAGTCCAGTTAGGAGCagattcttctgttttctcagcGATCACAGCGGCTCTGTTGATCCAGCGCTGGTACCGACAGTATGTTGCCCGGCTGGAGATGAGACGCAGGTGCACCTGGAACATTTTCCAGTCTATTGAGTACGCAGGAGAACAAGATCAGATAAAG TTGTACAAATTTTTTGGCTTCTTGATGGATCATTTTACTCCAGCCAGCAGTGAAC gaAGCCTAATATCTCACATTTTTCGTGAGAATGAAATCTGCCACGAGACGGAGTGGGAGAGATATTTTTGCTACAAGGGCGTTGAGGTGCCCGACAGCTACAGCGGCCCCCATCTGACCTTTCCCATGACCTTCTGCGGGGTGTCGAAGCTCATGGAGGCTTTTAAGCAGAAACAA CAGCTCCATGCTCGGTATGTTCTGCAGATGCTCGGAGAGACTTGGAGACTTCTACGAATTCTTCCAAACATCAGTCACGTCTCTGTCTGCCATACCCAGGAAATCACTATTTGTG GAGACTTGCACGGgcagcttgaagacctgctgctgATATTCTACAAG AATGGTTTACCATCGTGTGAGAAGCAGTACGTCTTCAACGGGGACTTTGTGGATCGCGGCAAGAACTCTTTGGAGATTCTGCTCATCCTGTTCGGGTTCCTGCTCGTTTACCCCAACGATGTTCATCTGAACAGAGGGAACCACGAAGACCACATCGTGAACCTGAG ATATGGTTTCACGAAAGAAGTCCTGGGGAAATACAGA GTGCATGGGAAGAAGATCCTAAAGCTTCTCCAGAAGATCTTCAGCTGGCTCCCTGTGGCCACAGTGATCGATCACAAGGTGCTGGTTGTTCATGGAGGGATCTCTGACTCAATAAACCTGGATACTGTCGCCAGAATGGACAGACACAGA tatgTGTCAGTTTTACGGCCTCCTAAGATGAtccatggcaacagcagcagcaggaacgGTGATGCGGACGGCCCTGTGGAGGGCCGGCGCAGAGTGCGCTCTCTGACGAACCACGGCTCCGCTCCGGCTCCGAGGAGCATCTCCCCACGGCGTTCCCTCCACAACCTGCCCGTCAGCGATGAGCTGAGCGGCTCGGTGGAGGACGAGCTGAGGAAGAGGCGCCGGCTGGCTGGCTTCGATCAGGcctacagagaaaaaaagtctgattcAGAGCCAGGGTTTGGAGGAGCAGGAACTCATGGGCAtgaatggaaacag ATAGTGGACCTGTTGTGGAGTGACCCGATGCCACAAAATGGCTGCATTCCCAACGAGGTGCGAGGCGGAGGCTGCTACTGGGGGCCGGATGTCACCGAGGAGGTGCTGGGAAGACACAACCTCCAGCTCCTTATCCGCTCCCACGAGTGCAAACAGGACGGCTACGAGTTCTGCCACAACCGCAGG GTGCTGACAATATTTTCCGCCTCCAACTACTATGAGGTGGGCAGTAACAGGGGAGCGTACATCAGAATGGGCCCTGACCTGGTGCCCCACTGCATCCAGTACCAGGCCAGCAGGACATGCAGAGAGCTCACCCTGAGGCAGAG TGTCAGCTGGACAGAGAGGTCTGCCCTGCAAgctctgaagcagcagctgtttgtgcaCAAGTCAGATCTCATCAGTGCCTTCAAAGAGTTTGATCCCAACAAAACAG GGATGATCTCTCTGAGGGACTGGGCGACTGCTACAGAAAGCGTCCTGAAGCTGGGTCTGCCATGGAGGATGATGCGCCCGCAGCTTGTCAGCAGGACCCAGTATGGGATGGTGAACTACCTGCAGTGGATCAGAGAGCTGTCCGTCACTGAGCCCAAACTGGAG ATGTCAGATACAAGTATCCTGGAGACTTTGTACAAAAGCCACTCCAACCTGGAAACCATCTTCCGCATCATAGACACAGATCATTCAG GTCTGATCTCCTTCGAGGAGTTCCGTCAGACCTGGAGACTCCTGAGCTCTCATCTCAAGATGGAAATCAGCGATAAGGCCATCGCAGACCTGGCCCAGAGCATGGACTTCAACAAGGACGGCAGCATCGACATCAACGAGTTCATGGAGGCATTCCGACTGGTGGACCTGTCCACGCACAGCTGA
- the gsdf gene encoding gonadal somatic cell derived factor, giving the protein MSFAFVGMMTLLGSAVVTAFILHPAKEEAAISANSNQRCPEESLQSIRKRLLGALSLQTEPQLPAGFLDGVREQWQRTFRTISQSAKDTAAFDASATPESGNSTGLKCCSTASEVSMKDLGWDSWVIHPLSLTIVRCALCNYMENTVQCPSSSSIQDSQDDLPCCQPASQDMVSIVYMDETDAVVISSVQLTRSCGCGPGNTEQQGKK; this is encoded by the exons ATGTCTTTTGCGTTCGTTGGCATGATGACGCTTCTTGGTTCTGCAGTGGTGACTGCGTTTATCCTGCATCCTGCCAAGGAAGAGGCTGCAATCTCTGCTAATTCCAATCAAAG GTGCCCGGAGGAGTCACTGCAGTCGATAAGGAAGCGTCTCCTCGGGGCTCTCAGCCTGCagactgagccacagctgcctgctgggtttctggatggtgtccGAGAACAGTGGCAGAGAACGTTCAGAACCATTTCCCAAAGTGCCAAGGACACGGCAG CCTTCGACGCCTCTGCCACACCTGAGAGTGGGAACAGCACAGGCCTGAAGTGCTGTTCCACAGCCTCTGAGGTCTCCATGAAAG ATCTGGGCTGGGACAGCTGGGTGATCCATCCTTTGAGCCTGACCATTGTTCGCTGTGCGCTGTGCAACTATATGGAGAACACCGTGCAGTGTCCATCCTCCTCCAGCATCCAGGACTCACAG GATGATTTGCCGTGCTGTCAGCCCGCCTCCCAGGACATGGTGTCCATTGTCTACATGGACGAAACCGACGCCGTTGTCATCTCCTCTGTGCAGCTGACCCGCAGCTGCGGCTGTGGACCTGGGAATACTGAGCAGCAGGGCAAAAAATAG